TCAAGGACGCGGTCGGAACCTGAGAAACGCGAGCGGTCGCCGCCCCCATCCCGAGGGGCCGAGCAACCGAAAAAGGGCGGCCCAGCCGGACCGCCCTCTATCTCTTCCAGAATCTTGAAAATCAGCCGCGATCGTCGTCGTCATGGCCGCGGTCGCGCCAGCGGCGCGGGCCACGGTCGTCGTCGCGATCACGGTCGCCGTCGCGGCCGTGCCAGCTACGCCCGCGCATTTCATGCATGCGCTCACGCCCCTCCGACATGGCCTGGCGCACGGCCCGGCGCGCCACGGTCTTCTGCTCATCCGAGAGCGTCGACCAGAGCGGGCGCACGGTCTCCGCCATCTCCTTGCTGCGGGCCGCGCGCTCGCCCTGGCGGTTCGCCATCATGTCGAGGCGCTCCATGATGTCGGCGTCGCGGAAGGTCTCACGCTGATCGCGCATCTTGGCGAAGCGCTCGCGGCGCTGCTCGGCATTGCGCTTGATCAGCGCCTCCAGCTTCTCGAAGGCCGGCACCTGCTCGGGCTTGAGCTTGAGGTCTGTGCGCAGCTGGGCGAGGCGCTCATTCATCCGGGCGGTCGCCTGCTCGGCACGGCGCTGGCGCCATTCCTCGCGCCGATCGGTACGGTCGCCGCGATCCGCACGATCGCCGCGCGACTCGCTCTGCTGCTGCCCCGGCGGATTGCTGCCCGGAGCGGGCGGGATCGGCTGCGGCTGTGCGATCGCCAGGGTCGCAGCGACAGCCGCAGCGCTGGAGGCGACGATGAGGGCGATACGTTTCATGCGAGGTCTCCGGATTGTGGTCTCTACAACAACGGGTCGCTTTGCGGGTCTCGAAGCCGGGTCGCGATCTCGCCACGATGCCTCGGACGGCCTGACCCGGCCATGGCGCACGCATGACAAGATCGTAATGTCGGCACGACGCACCGGCGAGCGGTAAGTTCCATCAGGGTCGCCGTGCTACGCCGAATCGGCGCAGCATGCCGGCAATGATCAACGCGCCGAATCCGCAACGAGCTTCAGCCATGCGCAATCTCATCACCGATGTTCGTGGCGTTCTCGTGGGCAATGCCGAGGATTCCATTGCCGCGACCGGCGTGACGGTCGCCCTGTTCGAGCGGCCCAGCATCGCCTCCGTCGCCGTCCTCGGCGGCGCGCCGGGCACGCGCGACACCGCGCTGCTCGAACCCGGCATGACGGTCGAGCATGTCGACGGCATCGTCCTCTCCGGCGGCTCGATCTGGGGCCTCTCCGCAGCCGACGGCGCCCTGAGCTGGCTGGCGCGGCAAGGACGAGGCTTCCCGATCGCCGGATATCGGGTGCCGATTGTGCCGCAGGCGATCCTGTTCGACCTCGCCAATGGCGGCGACAAGCCCTTCGCCCGTGGCGAGGGCGAGGCCCCCTATCGCGCGCTCGCTGAGACCGCGAGCGCCGCCGCGGCGGTCGAGTTCACCCTCGGCAGCGTCGGCGCAGGCTTCGGCGCGACCACGGCCAATCTCAAGGGCGGCCTCGGCTCGGCGAGCGCGAGGGCCGCGACTGGCCAGGTCGTCGGCGCGCTGGTCGCCGTCAACGCCGTCGGCACGGCGACGATCGGCGACAGCCCGCATTTCTGGGCTGCCCCTTACGAGCAAGGCGCCGAATTCGGCGGCCGCGGCTGGCCGGCGACGCTCGCGCCCGATGATCTGACCTTGCGCTTCAAGGGCGGGCCCGGCGCCAACACCACCATCGCCTTGGTCGCGACCGATGCGGTCCTGACCAAGGCGCAGGCCAAGCGCCTGGCGCTCTGCGCCCATGACGGGCTGGCGCGAGCGCTCCGGCCTGTCCACGCCCCGCTCGATGGCGACGTCGTTTTCGCCGCCGCGACCGGCCATAGCGGCGCTCCATCCGACGCCTATGCCCTGACCGAGCTTTGCGCCACCGCCGCCGACGTGCTGGCGCGCGCCGTGGCTCGGGCGGTATATTGCGCCAGCGCCCTGCCCTTTGCCGGCGCCAAGCCGGCCTGGCGCGACAGGTTCGGCGCATAGACGACAGCACAGCGAGGGAGCGAACCGATGGCCACCGTCCGCTATTTCGTGGTCGACGTCGACGAGGCGGCAAGGTTCTATGTCGATAGGCTCGACTTTGCCCTGAAACAGCAATTCGGGCCGGCCATGGCGATCCTCGAGCGCGGCGACCTGACGCTCTGGCTCGCCGGTCCCGGCGCCTCCGCTTCGCGGGCGATGCCGGACGGAGGCAAGCCGATCCCCGGCGGTTGGAACCGCTTCGTCATCGAGGTCGAGAATCTGGCGGAGTTCGTCGACAATTTGCGCCGAAAGAGCGTGCCCTTCCGCAACGAGATCGTGACCGGGCCGGGAGGCAAGCAGATCCTGTGCGAGGACCCCTCGGGCAATGTGGTGGAATTGTTCGAGCCGGGCTGACGGCGACAAGCGTCCGCCGGCTGTGCTAGAGCGCGGCCCATGTCGACCGATGACTTCCTCGCCCGCTTCGGCGCCGCCGGCCAGCGCCAGCCCGATCCCGTCGCCGCCGCCCAGCAGGCGATGCGCAACCCGTTGCCCAAGCGCTTCTACGAGAAGGCGGGCGTGCTCGAACGCGACGGCCTGCTTCATGTCGCGCTCGACGGCCGCACCGCCCGCACCCCGGCCCGCAAACCGCTCGCCGTCGCGTCGCGCACCGTCGCCGAGGCGCTGGCAGCAGAATGGGAGGCTCAGACCGGTGAGATCGATCCAGCCCGCATGCCGCTGACCCGGCTGGTCAATTCGGCGCTCGACGGCGTTGCCGACCAGCATGAGGCTGTGCGCGCCGAGATCGTCCGCTATGCCGGCAGCGATGCGCTCTGCTATCGCGCCGGCGAGCCCGAAGCGCTGGTCGAGCGGCAGGACCAGGTCTGGAATCCGCTGATCGCGGCGCTCGAAGAGCAGATTGGCGGCCGCTTCGTCATGGCGCAGGGCGTCGTCTTCGCGCAGCAGCCGCAAGCGGTGCTCGACGCTGTCGCCAAACGCGTCGCGATGATCCCCTCCCCGGTCGCGCTCGCCGGCACCCACAACGTCATGACCCTGACAGGCTCGACCATCCTGATGCTGGCGCTGGCCGAGGGTCTGATCGACGCCGAAGCGGCCTGGGCCGCCGCCCATCTCGACGAGGACTACCAGATCGAGATCTGGGGCCAGGACGAGGAAGCAGCTGAGCGCCGCGCCATCCGCCGCAAGGAATATGACGCCGCGGTGCTGCTGCTGACGAAAGGCTAGAGGAATGGTCCCGGGTGCGCCCAAGGCCGACAACCCGGAAGACTACGTCGCCCAGCTCGATGGCTGGCGGCTGGCGACAGTCGAGGCCCTGCGCGCCGCGGTGAAGGCCGCCGCCCCGCTCGACGAGCGGATCAAGTGGACCCATCTGGTCTATTTTTCGAACGGGCCGGTGCTGCTGATCCGGGCCGAGGCCGAACGCGTGCTGTTCGGCTTCTGGCGCGGCAAGCGGCTGCGCGGGATCGAGCCGCGGTTGAAGCCGGGCGGCAAGTTCGAGCTCGCCACCATGGTTCTGCGCGAGGGCGATGCGGTCGATGCCGCCGTCGCAAGCGAGTTGGTACGTGCCGCCGTCGCGCTCAACCGCGAGATTGGCGACCCGAGCAAGCCGAGCACCTGATCAGGCCTCTACCGGCGCCTCGGTCAGCACGCGATCGATCAGACCCCACTCCTTGCCTTCCTCGGCGGTCATGAAGCAGTCGCGATCGAGCGTGCGCTCGACCTCCTCCTCGCTGCGCCCGCAATGCTCGGCATAGAGCCGGATCATCCGGCGCTTGGTCTTCTGGATCTCCTCGGCATGGATCAGGATGTCCGAGGCC
This genomic interval from Bosea sp. 29B contains the following:
- a CDS encoding Spy/CpxP family protein refolding chaperone — protein: MKRIALIVASSAAAVAATLAIAQPQPIPPAPGSNPPGQQQSESRGDRADRGDRTDRREEWRQRRAEQATARMNERLAQLRTDLKLKPEQVPAFEKLEALIKRNAEQRRERFAKMRDQRETFRDADIMERLDMMANRQGERAARSKEMAETVRPLWSTLSDEQKTVARRAVRQAMSEGRERMHEMRGRSWHGRDGDRDRDDDRGPRRWRDRGHDDDDRG
- a CDS encoding P1 family peptidase, with the protein product MRNLITDVRGVLVGNAEDSIAATGVTVALFERPSIASVAVLGGAPGTRDTALLEPGMTVEHVDGIVLSGGSIWGLSAADGALSWLARQGRGFPIAGYRVPIVPQAILFDLANGGDKPFARGEGEAPYRALAETASAAAAVEFTLGSVGAGFGATTANLKGGLGSASARAATGQVVGALVAVNAVGTATIGDSPHFWAAPYEQGAEFGGRGWPATLAPDDLTLRFKGGPGANTTIALVATDAVLTKAQAKRLALCAHDGLARALRPVHAPLDGDVVFAAATGHSGAPSDAYALTELCATAADVLARAVARAVYCASALPFAGAKPAWRDRFGA
- a CDS encoding VOC family protein is translated as MATVRYFVVDVDEAARFYVDRLDFALKQQFGPAMAILERGDLTLWLAGPGASASRAMPDGGKPIPGGWNRFVIEVENLAEFVDNLRRKSVPFRNEIVTGPGGKQILCEDPSGNVVELFEPG
- a CDS encoding ATP12 family protein; this encodes MSTDDFLARFGAAGQRQPDPVAAAQQAMRNPLPKRFYEKAGVLERDGLLHVALDGRTARTPARKPLAVASRTVAEALAAEWEAQTGEIDPARMPLTRLVNSALDGVADQHEAVRAEIVRYAGSDALCYRAGEPEALVERQDQVWNPLIAALEEQIGGRFVMAQGVVFAQQPQAVLDAVAKRVAMIPSPVALAGTHNVMTLTGSTILMLALAEGLIDAEAAWAAAHLDEDYQIEIWGQDEEAAERRAIRRKEYDAAVLLLTKG
- a CDS encoding DUF1801 domain-containing protein — protein: MVPGAPKADNPEDYVAQLDGWRLATVEALRAAVKAAAPLDERIKWTHLVYFSNGPVLLIRAEAERVLFGFWRGKRLRGIEPRLKPGGKFELATMVLREGDAVDAAVASELVRAAVALNREIGDPSKPST